A window from Symphalangus syndactylus isolate Jambi chromosome 22, NHGRI_mSymSyn1-v2.1_pri, whole genome shotgun sequence encodes these proteins:
- the ERRFI1 gene encoding ERBB receptor feedback inhibitor 1 yields the protein MSIAGVAAQEIRVPLKTGFLHNGRAMGNMRKTCWSSRSEFKNNFLNIDSITMAYSLNSSAQERLIPLGHASKSAPMNGHCFAENGPSQKSSLPPLLIPPSENLGPHEEDQVVCGFKKLTVNGVCASTPPLTPIKNSPSLFPCAPLCERGSRPLPPLPISEALSLDDTDCEVEFLTSSDTDFLLEDSTLSDFKYDVPGRRSFRGCGQINYAYFDTPAVSAADLSYVSDQNGGVPDPNPPPPQTHRRLRRSHSGPAGSFNKPAIRISNCCIHRASPNSDEDKPEVPPRVPIPPRPVKPDYRRWSAEVTSSTYSDEDRPPKVPPREPLSPSNSRTPSPKSLPSYLNGVMPPTQSFAPDPKYVSSKALQRQNSEGSANKVPCILPIIENGKKVSSTHYYLLPERPPYLDKYEKFFREAEETNASAQIQPLPADCGISSATEKPDSKTKMDLGGHVKRKHLSYVVSP from the exons ATGTCAATAGCAGGAGTTGCTGCTCAGGAGATCAGAGTCCCATTAAAAACTGGATTTCTACATAATGGCCGAGCCATGGGGAATATGAGGAAGACCTGCTGGAGCAGTCGCAGTGAGTTTAAAAA caactttttaaatattgactCGATAACCATGGCCTACAGTCTGAACTCTTCTGCTCAGGAGCGCCTAATACCACTTG GGCACGCTTCCAAATCTGCTCCGATGAATGGCCACTGCTTTGCAGAAAATGGTCCATCTCAAAAGTCCAGCTTGCCCCCTCTTCTTATTCCCCCAAGTGAAAACTTGGGACCACATGAAGAGGATCAAGTTGTATGTGGTTTTAAGAAACTCACAGTGAACGGGGTTTGTGCTTCCACCCCTCCACTGACACCCATAAAAAactccccttcccttttcccctgTGCCCCTCTTTGTGAACGCGGTTCTAGGCCTCTTCCACCGTTGCCAATCTCTGAAGCCCTGTCTCTGGATGACACAGATTGCGAGGTGGAATTCCTAACTAGCTCAGATACGGACTTCCTTTTAGAAGACTctacactttctgatttcaaatacGATGTTCCTGGCAGGCGAAGCTTCCGTGGGTGTGGACAAATCAACTATGCATATTTTGATACCCCAGCTGTTTCTGCAGCAGATCTCAGCTATGTGTCTGACCAAAATGGAGGTGTCCCAGATCCAAATCCTCCTCCACCTCAGACCCACCGAAGATTAAGAAGGTCTCATTCGGGACCAGCTGGCTCCTTTAACAAGCCAGCCATAAGGATATCCAACTGTTGTATACACAGAGCTTCTCCTAACTCTGATGAAGACAAACCTGAGGTTCCCCCCAGAGTTCCCATACCTCCTAGACCAGTAAAGCCAGATTATAGAAGATGGTCAGCAGAAGTTACTTCGAGCACCTATAGTGATGAAgacaggcctcccaaagtaccgccAAGAGAACCTTTGTCACCGAGTAACTCGCGCACACCGAGTCCCAAAAGCCTTCCGTCTTACCTCAATGGGGTCATGCCCCCGACACAGAGCTTTGCCCCTGATCCCAAGTATGTCAGCAGCAAAGCACTGCAAAGACAGAACAGCGAAGGATCTGCCAATAAGGTTCCTTGCATTCTGCCCATTATTGAAAATGGGAAGAAGGTTAGTTCAACACATTATTACCTACTACCTGAACGACCACCATACCTGgacaaatatgaaaaattttttaGGGAAGCAGAAGAAACAAATGCAAGCGCCCAAATCCAGCCATTACCTGCTGACTGCGGTATATCTTCAGCCACAGAAAAGccagactcaaaaacaaaaatggatctGGGTGGCCACGTGAAGCGTAAACATTTATCCTATGTGGTTTCTCCTTAG